The DNA region TTTAGAATTTCGCGATTTAGGTTATAGCATCGCAAAGCTCTCTTTATCGCTGGAAGAACATCTTGATTTTTTACCCAATCATGCCAATAAAAAGAAAATTCTAGTCATTTTAAATGCTATTGTTGAAGATTTAATTGGTTGGACAAATGCTATTTTAAAAGAAAAAACAGCGATCGATATCCACTATTTAGATGCGTCACTTTTCTCAAGCATTATTCAGTTTGAAATGATGCTCGCACCCGTCGTTGAAGAGGAAGATTCATTAGAATTTTTCTAATTTTGTGTGTTGTATCATAAGGATTGAATATGCTTTTAGCCATTACCCATCTGCCTTCACCTAAACTTCAAAACTGTGAGCTTACCTTTTTGCAAAGCGAGCCCATTTCGATTGAAAAAGCCAACGAACAACATCAACAGTATTGCACCATGTTAGAGCGCTGTGGTGCGAAAGTGATTGTTTTAGAGAATAATGTCGCGTATCCCGATAGTGTTTTTGTGGAAGATCCGATCATTGTTTTTGATGAGGTAGCTGTGCTGACATCTATGGGCGTGGAATCACGCAGGGCTGAGAGTGCGTACATGGAAAAAATCTTTTTGAAGTACCGTAAAATTGAGCGCATAGCTTTACCTGCTAAAATTGAAGGCGGTGATGTTTTAAAAGTAGGCAAAAAAATATTTGTGGGTGAATCTGCTCGTACCAATATGGAGGGTATTCAAGCCCTTGAAGCCATCATAAAACCTTTTGGCTATGCGGTAATCTCAGTCAAAGTTACTGGATGTCTACATCTTAAAACGGGAGTGACTGCATTGGATGATCAGACAATTTTGATTAACGCAAACTGGGTCGATGCTGATGCCTTTGAGGGCTTTAGTAAAGTCGAAGTTCCCGATGATGAGCCGTTTGGTGCGAACGTTCTTCAAATTGGCGACATTGTGTGTATGAATGAAGCATTCCCTAAAACCATGATGCTTGTAAAATCTTTAGGTTATAAAGTGGATTCAGCAAATATCAGTGAGTTTGTCAAAGCCGAAGCAGGACTTACCTGCATGAGTGTGCCGTTTACATGTAAAGAGTAGATGCGGAAGAAAGAGGCAAATTTATCTCTTTACATGTAAAGTTAGAATGCGTTATTTTAAAGCCTTCACATAAACTAAAGGATCGTTTAAAAGAGGCAGATATTCGCCATCATACAACGCGTCTTTTTCATCGATTAATGTCTCAGTAATACCTGCACCTTCGGTTAAAATGGCCTCTTTTTCCACAGGGCGATCGGTGATGATTTCGCCTATCTGATAGGGTCTGCCATCAAGATGCGTGTAGGCTTCTTTGGCATTTCTAAAATAACGAAAGGTAAAAGGCGTTTTGGCAAACACATCTTTTCCTAAAGTAAAGCGTTGGGTCGCAACCACTTTTCGATACCCTATTGCGCCATTCAATGCCTCTCTTTCGGTGGGATAGAGCAAGCTTGGTTGAATAAATCCCTCTGGCGTGAGATACGCTTTGCGGTC from Sulfurospirillum diekertiae includes:
- a CDS encoding dimethylarginine dimethylaminohydrolase family protein is translated as MLLAITHLPSPKLQNCELTFLQSEPISIEKANEQHQQYCTMLERCGAKVIVLENNVAYPDSVFVEDPIIVFDEVAVLTSMGVESRRAESAYMEKIFLKYRKIERIALPAKIEGGDVLKVGKKIFVGESARTNMEGIQALEAIIKPFGYAVISVKVTGCLHLKTGVTALDDQTILINANWVDADAFEGFSKVEVPDDEPFGANVLQIGDIVCMNEAFPKTMMLVKSLGYKVDSANISEFVKAEAGLTCMSVPFTCKE